A window from Triticum aestivum cultivar Chinese Spring chromosome 6D, IWGSC CS RefSeq v2.1, whole genome shotgun sequence encodes these proteins:
- the LOC123141102 gene encoding uncharacterized protein, producing the protein MAVMTLCFFSFLTGVLIGVTMALKGEAFRFAGDVAAILPAPVKKTVVALARSSPARAAADALVGLFLGMVCVMFTATFFNVVASLACDGDCSLAGILSEISDYSETLSLLLLAPASALFFLRAAGYSSEVKEDFNEQPSSSLLESLKSPARLAVATAGLFFGIISWILRMCGSPQISDIPGVAALFFLHLFIVLFYISAARALWRMNRRPAIDMVAE; encoded by the exons ATGGCCGTCATGactctctgtttcttttcttttttgacggGCGTTCTGATAGGGGTGACCATGGCTCTTAAAGGAGAGGCGTTCAGGTTTGCCGGCGACGTCGCAGCCATCTTGCCGGCGCCAGTGAAGAAGACCGTGGTGGCACTGGCGCGAAGCAGCCCCGCCCGTGCCGCCGCCGATGCCCTGGTAGGTCTCTTCCTGGGCATGGTCTGCGTGATGTTCACGGCCACGTTCTTCAACGTCGTCGCATCCCTTGCCTGCGATGGGGACTGCTCCCTGGCCGGCATCCTCTCTGAGATCTCGGACTACTCCGAGACGCTCTCCCTGCTTCTCTTAGCGCCGGCGTCTGCGCTCTTCTTCCTGCGCGCTGCCGGCTACAGCAGTGAG GTCAAGGAGGATTTCAATGAGCAGCCTTCTTCTTCTCTCCTTGAAAGCCTCAAGTCGCCGGCACGCTTGGCGGTTGCGACTGCAGGGCTTTTCTTTGGGATCATCTCTTGGATTCTTCGGATGTGTGGATCTCCACAGATTTCTGACATTCCAGGCGTTGCGGCTCTTTTCTTCTTGCACCTATTTATCGTCCTCTTCTACATCAGTGCTGCACGGGCGCTGTGGAGGATGAATCGCAGGCCAGCAATTGACATGGTGGCAGAGTAG